In one Lolium rigidum isolate FL_2022 chromosome 3, APGP_CSIRO_Lrig_0.1, whole genome shotgun sequence genomic region, the following are encoded:
- the LOC124696475 gene encoding MLO-like protein 4 — MEDEGRSLAETPTWSVATVTTLMVAACFLLERALSRLAKWLRRTKRKAMLAALEKIREEMMLLGVISLLLSQTARWISEICVPSTLFTKRFYMCTEKDFGDLLQQGDSTANHTHIGRILSGSPSADTCSEGHEPFVSYEGLEQLHRFLFILGFTHVLYSFVTVVLSMIKIYSWRKWETQACTLSREQLQPKRKIMRRQSTFVFHHASHPWSKSKILLWMLCFLRQFKGSIKKSDYMALRLGFITYHKLPTSYDFHKYMVRSMEDDYNGSVGISWPLWAYAIICIFVNVHGLNIYFWLSFAPVILVLLVGTELQHVIAQLALEVVEATATNVGTQLKLRDDLFWFGKPRVLWWLIQFISFQNAFEMATFLWFLWELSANSCFMKNQYMVVIRLVSGLLVQVWCSYSTLPLNVIISQMGSKFKKSLVSEGVRDSLHSWCKRIKDRRHNPLFSRNGTLTSRSVCSLDTTIYEETDHETNTVCTLSRTVSASSLDEELTVVTLDDEDIAHIEQDTSLHP, encoded by the exons ATGGAGGATGAGGGGAGGTCACTGGCGGAGACGCCGACGTGGTCGGTGGCGACGGTCACCACGCTCATGGTCGCCGCGtgcttcctcctcgagcgagcgtTGTCACGCCTAGCCAAG TGGCTCCGGAGGACGAAGCGGAAGGCCATGCTCGCCGCGCTCGAGAAGATCCGCGAAG AGATGATGCTGCTCGGCGTGATCTCGCTGCTGCTGAGCCAGACGGCCAGGTGGATATCGGAGATCTGCGTGCCATCCACGCTCTTCACCaagagattctacatgtgcacagaAAAAGATTTTGGTGACCTTTTGCAACAAGGGGACAGCACCGCGAACCACACCCACATTGGTAGAATCCTATCCGGCAGCCCATCGGCTGATACTTGCAGTGAG GGCCATGAACCTTTTGTTTCCTATGAGGGTCTTGAGCAGCTGCATCGTTTTCTATTTATTCTTGGGTTCACTCATGTGCTCTACAGTTTTGTGACAGTGGTTCTGTCGATGATTAAG ATATATAGCTGGAGGAAGTGGGAAACCCAGGCATGTACACTCTCCAGGGAGCAGTTGCAAC cTAAGAGAAAGATTATGCGGAGGCAATCGACCTTTGTCTTTCATCATGCATCTCACCCATGGAGCAAAAGTAAAATACTTCTATGGATG CTGTGCTTTCTGCGCCAGTTCAAGGGTTCTATTAAAAAATCAGATTATATGGCATTAAGATTGGGCTTTATTACA TATCATAAGTTGCCGACTTCATACGACTTCCACAAATACATGGTACGAAGCATGGAAGATGATTACAATGGAAGTGTTGGTATCAG TTGGCCACTTTGGGCGTATGCCATAATATGCATATTTGTCAATGTTCATG GTCTTAATATATATTTCTGGCTATCATTTGCCCCTGTTATT CTCGTCCTGCTTGTGGGCACTGAGCTGCAGCATGTTATCGCTCAGTTGGCGCTGGAGGTTGTTGAGGCAACAGCCACAAATGTTGGGACACAACTGAAACTGCGCGATGATCTCTTCTGGTTTGGAAAACCTCGGGTCCTGTGGTGGCTTATACAATTCATATCATTTCAG AATGCATTTGAGATGGCAACATTCTTATGGTTTCTG TGGGAACTGAGTGCGAATTCTTGCTTCATGAAGAACCAGTACATGGTTGTTATTCGCTTGGTTTCTGG GCTGCTAGTTCAGGTTTGGTGCAGCTACAGCACGCTTCCCCTTAACGTGATTATTTCCCAG ATGGGATCCAAGTTCAAGAAGTCACTTGTCTCCGAGGGCGTCAGGGACTCCCTGCACAGCTGGTGCAAGAGGATCAAAGACAGGAGGCACAACCCGCTCTTCTCGCGGAACGGGACGCTCACGTCGAGGTCGGTCTGCTCCCTCGACACAACCATCTACGAGGAGACCGACCACGAGACCAACACAGTGTGCACGCTGTCGAGGACCGTCTCGGCGTCGTCCCTGGACGAGGAGCTGACCGTTGTCACTCTCGACGACGAGGACATCGCTCACATAGAGCAAGATACTAGTCTGCATCCTTAG